The Brienomyrus brachyistius isolate T26 chromosome 9, BBRACH_0.4, whole genome shotgun sequence genome contains the following window.
TTCCAGTTCTGAAGCCTTGAAGGTACAACATTAAATGCTGAACTGTACAAACAACATTGTCACGTAAGTGCCACTTTTGTCAATGTGTGAAAAAAAGTTATACGTTGTGTTGGGGAGGGTATCTTCAGTTAACCTATTTTACCAATATGCAAATTGTCATGATTCAAAGGTAGTGGGCAGTGAAGAGGAGACGTGTGCTTTGACTAGCCACTCAAAGCACTGCATAATGACTGAAGTAAGTGCAAGAGGACGGCAGTCATTCAGGCAGGTGATTCAGGCTTTAGGTCATTATCTTGATGGAAGACCCAAGGCGACTTAATAGCAGATTTTTCACATTATGCTTCATAATGGCAGCAACAAGTTCCACAACATTATGCTCCCACCATCATGTTTAACTGTGGGAACTGTATTTATACAATTGAATGCCTCTCCCTTCCTTCAACCAATAAAAGCAACATCCATGTGCCCGACCACCAGTTCTGTCTCATCAGACCAAAGGACAGGCTTCCAACTCGTCCCCATGTTTAAAATTAAGgggcttgctcaaggacccgcaaacATGCTAAGGCCGGGCTCGAACCAGAAACCTTCTCAATGATGTAATGCACAGATGATCCCCAGGTTATGATGGAGTTATGTTCTGATAAACCTATCGTAAGGTGAAAATATCGCAagacaaaaatgcattttatcacAGAATACCTAACCTAAGAAACAGTATAGCCTAGCCTATCTTACAGTTGGGCAACATCATTAACACAaagtctattttataaaaaagtgttgaatatctcattTACTGGACAATCATAAAGTCAAAGTATCGTAACACGGACCATCGTAACCtgaggagtgtctgtacagCTGTTTTAGACACTGTGAAACTCTTGGAAATGGCAGTATAATTACATTATAGATATGCTAATCTGGTTTGCATTTTGGATATCTAAAACAGACGTGACTAGTAATATTTAAATTGAAGACAAAAGAATTGTTACCAATATGAATGTAACTTAAAATATCTACGATTCACTTTTGAGATATCAAAAATGGAACTGTTGCTCTCTGTAATAAAAACCTCAACAGAGATGAATGGGGAAACTAACGTCATTCCTTCTAGAAAAAGCTGAATTACGGATGTCTGAAATGCATATTTGTACTCGTAAGAATTTAATTTGGGATATCTTAAATGGCAATTAATACAAGTAAGAATCACAATTCAGACATTTAAAATTGCTATCCCGTCCACTAATTTAATGTTAAAACGACCTGTCATAGTCGCAACATTTCTTAGGACTTTGAGTCTGCGACAACTCCAGCAGATATTTAACTTGCTAGATATCTGACGGGCGTCTGCGATGCATCAGCGACTCCGTTGGGTCACGTCGTGAACATATCGCACATAGTGATCGAGCATTGATTTGCCAGTGGCAAGCAAACAACGTTTTGCCTCTGAACTGTGGCTTTTGTCGACGATCTCCAAAAACTGTCGGTAAGTGGAAAATCGAGTCTAAAATCGTGTAGTGCGAACTTAGCATTACTTTCTCTTCTGCTTATGAACTGCAACTTTCCACTATTGGTCATATACGAATTATTCAAACGCGCCTATCATTTGCAAGCATTTTTCACATTCTCCATTCCGGATGGTGGTGCTGATGCCAAACGCGAGGCACTTCGATAGCTGATTGGTGGGAAGGTTACCTTGCTCATTACGTAACACATTTCCCAGAAGACAATTGGCCAGGATGTCAATGATTTAAATTGTCTGGCCGTATTTTTGTTCCTGTGTCAACGAATGTAGGATAATACGGGCCGTAGGCGAGCGGATAATTTCCTTCTAAATATTTTcgcaaaaatataaaaaagggAGTGTACAtctatattatttattatatctGTCACTTTAAGAATAAATCAATTTTAAAGAGAATACCAAGCTAATTATTCAGCGCTGCTTTTGCACATCGGCGTTCCGGTTTACTTAGTATCCTGGTAGCTAGTTAGCTAGCTACTTGCTAGTCCTGACACACGGATCGCGCGGCTGGTTTATCAGTTCGGATTAAGCCGGTCCCCCATTTGGGTTAGTTACTTGGTTCGCCGTCACGCCAGCTGCTCCGGCGCTGTTTTCCAGTGACGCTGTCCGTCACCCCGATAGCTAACCCCGGCGCCTCCGCCGTCCTGCGTGCGGTGAATTTGGACACCTGCTGTAACTCGGATTCACTCCCCATCCGGAGACATGGTGAGTTATAGGGCCGTTTTCTGTTGATCTCAACGGATGATTAGCCACCGTGTAGCTTAGCCGGCGGCTAGCGGTCCAGTTCAAGGTAACCGGATCGTTTAGTAGGGCTTTAAGTACATATAGGCGAGGTTGCTCTTAACAAGCCGGTTGGTGGCTTTTAgttttacacactgtaatctgtGCCTGTCAATTTGTAAGTTGTATAAAGTTTGTATTGTTCGTTTACGGACGTGTATATATGCTTTGAGTGATGTAAGTGTACGTTTTGGATGAGTATTGTATGTACTATTTGAAAAGCAAAGAAACTGAAGATATTGCCAGAAACTGAGTAGGTGCAGGAGTAGTCTACCACATACGAATATATCGTGTTAGATGAGCCTAGCTTATGTTTAAAACATATGTTCAGTCATACatcgtccatccattttctgcttgCCTTGCTCTAGGTTACAGAAAATTGTTTGATTTTGATCATTTATATCCCCTGTTATGAAAGAATGAAAGGTACTGTTGTCGATTGCTGAGaatgtctctccccccccacccccagaactCAAATGTGGAGAACTTGCCCCCTCGGGTACTGCGCCTAGTGTACAAGGAGGTCACTGCCCTTGCTGCTGACCCTCCCGAGGGTATCAAGATCTATCCTagtgaagaagacatcacagagCTGCACACGGCTATTGAGGGTCCAGGTATTACATGGTCTTGCAGTACACGTCACTGGGAGCCTTTCAACCAGATTCAGTCATCTTGAAGTAAAAGTGGTGCAGTTAATTTTTCAGTATGTCCATCTATTTGACATTTTTTACTCACTTTAGGGCTTCTTATAGGGATAGCTAAAAGACTCCTCTGTCAATTTGTCAGTGTATGTTTGGGACACCCCATTGCCAAGTTGAGAATGGTTACAACTTTTCCATCTGTAACCTAAAAGACTGTAAAGTCCCAGACAGGAATGGACCAGTTGGCCAGGGCACCTCAGATGGCTTATAGATGGGTGTCTGATGGTTTCTGGAATTCTTTGGAGAACTTTCCCTGTTGTATGTGTTTAAATTAATAGTTTAAGTATAGGACTAGAACACATCCTGATTTCTGTAGAATATAGGTAGACATGAAATCTTGCTTTAGCCCTGGAAACAAATGGTGCATTCCATTTGCCCTCGGAACTCGCATTCTGAGTCCGATTCCTAGTTTTGAAGCCGGAAGTGAGAACATGCATGCTCTCCCGTTTCTTGGAGATCCGAGAAATATCTCGGAGCAGCACAGAAGTTCCTGAGTTCAGAATCCAAGAAGACTGcaccctttatcaacagaagggaaagttgtagttttatactgtttaagtgCTACTTCTCATTTGTGGTTCATTAAATCAGTCGCACACACTATACCGTCCAACTTGTCTGTGGAAGTGTTGCTACGGAGTGTTGTACGTAAAGCAATACGCATAAAATGTTATTAACTGATAAcaataactaacaaataacCGGGCTAGAATTGGATTTCATGATTAGTTGGATTATTTGTTCGGATTTAGGGTAGTTTGAGCTGattgtaagtgaatgaagataatTTAAGCCATTtaaggtaccttaaatctgtgTTAAATCTTGCTTCTTCACATGGGTCCATGGTATTGCTACTTCTCTGGCAAATGGAACGCATCCGACTCGGTTTTCCCAATTTTTAGCGTATGTGACGTAAAGCTGATAAGATTCTAGTAGCCATTTTCAGCTTTCTTTTGGTTTCCCTATAAAGAAGGAACGCCGTTTGCCGGAGGGGTGTTCCGGATGCGCCTGGTGCTTGGGAAGGATTTTCCGGCCGCACCACCCAAGGGATACTTCTTGACCAAGATTTTTCATCCCAACGTGGGTCACAAAGGCGAGATCTGTGTCAACGTCCTGAAGAGGGACTGGAGGGCAGAGCTTGGTCTCAGACATGTTTTACTCGTAAGGGCGCTGCTGTTTGTAACAGTCTTGGCCTCTTTGTTTTGAGAAAGTTTGTCCTTACCTGCTTCCTCTGTCCTCCACAGACCATTAAGTGCCTGCTAATCCACCCCAATCCCGAGTCAGCCCTCAACGAAGAAGCTGGCCGCTTGCTCCTGGAGGACTATGCGGAATATGCGTCTCGTGCCAGACTCCTCACCGAAATCCACGCCATGGGGGTGCCAGGAGGGACCTCGGGTGGGCCCCAGGAACCTGGCGAAGGGCCCCAACCCAAAAAACATGCAGGAGACCCCAATAAACGGGTGGTGGTGATGGGGCCTGTCCCAGCGGGGGCCAGCAGCAATGGAGGAGGCGGGGGTGGGAGTGGTAGCAGTAGCAATCCTAATGCTAACGCTGTTGGAAAGAAGAAGACAGATAAAAAGAGAGCTTTGAGGCGGCTCTAATGTGAACCTGAAGTGTGTGAgcgtgcgtgcgcgtgtgtgtgtccatgtatGTGCGTGTGCGAGTGAAACAAGTATATATGCAGCTGTGACCGGGATATTTGCTTTCAAGCTATCAACTATTACTCCGCCCCCTTTCCTGTGATTTTTCTTACAGAGTATATTGTTTATTATCCCTTCCTCCTCCCCACTGAATTATTCTGTTACTCTCAGGATCTTTTGAATCGTGCCATTGTGTTGTGTAAATGCAGTCCTATAGATGATGCATAACGTGCGTGCAGAATGCAATAACAAGTCCTGATCCTGTTAAATGCATCCAGTGCTGTTGTCATCTAAAGGTAGCGTCCTGTCCAGTTTGCATTTGTGTATATCAGAAGGTAAACAGCAAATTGCTCTGTCCCACTCCTCCCAAGTGCTCTTacactctcagcaggagtgtgatGTAATGTTCAGCCATTTTTCTTGTCGAAAATGGAATTGACTGGTGTTTCTATCATGCGTCATCTGAAATCTGTCAAATTACTTTGAGATTGGATGGTGTCAGGCTGCGGCTTACAtttggagatgggggggggggggggggtgcaaatcAAGTTCCAGGTTCGTGCACTTATGAGTAAATGAACAGTGGGAAGACAAATGGGGTAGCTTAATTTTAGATAAACTTACACATGACTCCAGATGCACTAGTAATTGGGATATTGGTCAGTCAGATTGTCCAGTTATACATAAATTCATTTTAGCATGAGGTTGTCATTGTAGGTCAGTTTAGAACTGATTCGCAAAAGTATGTTGTGAGTAACTTAAAAGGTGAGAGTGGCACATTTTGGTCAGAGTGTTAttgtacaattttttttttctagttttGTAATTTTTGTTCATAGGAATTTAATTGTAATGCCCTTTCTTTCAAAAGGGATTTTAAAGAGACTGAGCAGCGGCTGAACTTTACTTTGCCATGTATGTGATCTTGGAAGCAGTGTAAATGCAGACCACTGGTAAACAGCCATTAAGTTTTGTAATACACAAAAGTTAGACTGACTATCTGCTAGCAGTAGTAGGTTTGCCCATTTTTTACATTCAAGCACAGTGAAGCATTTTGTCCTTAATGACTAGAATTTCGGTGTCGTTTGGACTTGCGCATATATCTTTGTGACGATCTTATTTATGCTCCTCCGCTTCTCCTGTGGTATCTATCCCACATCACATTCAAATCAGTTTCATGATAGGTTTGGGTTAAGTCTTACACACTTAGCCGTGGCTTTGAATACGTTTCACTTTGCTATGAAACCTTGTTGGTCCAGATTTTTTCAAAGATAGTTTTAATTCAGAGAGATTATGTGAAAAATTGTGGGTTGAGATTTGAGGTTGTGGAATTTCCCCCCTTTTGTCTTTGTTATTTAAATTAacaataaaaatgccaaaaatgatGCACCTTGTTTTCAATATATTCAGATGCTGGTTGTTATTTTTCCAGACCTGTTGTATTACTGGAGTCCACAGTTTTTGCATTTATGTAGATTTTCTCATACAGTATGTCTCcccccctccttgtgttccctCAGTAAGAAGTCCATAAGAGCAGTGGATGGTAAGAACTGTTGGTCTCCATATATAGGTAGTCTTGTTCATCTTAAAGGAATTGTTCAGGGTTATTATGCAGTATGCAATTTTGGTTTTGGTGTTTTCCAAGTCTGGATGAGTATAGTAAAAGGAAAAGTTTGGGAATATTTTACTGTTTCCAGACTAATACAACAAAGAACCTGGTTAAGTATGCAATACACTAGTATAGGTTTTTGAGGAAATACCATTGTCAGCAGCAGGATGTACACAGTGCTTTTTGAGTAGCCGCTTCCCAAACCATGGAGTGGGGGTCTCTGTTGGGTGTGTGCTTGATTAATTTCCACCAGTAATTGGTGATGTAGCCTACCTAGCAATATATAGCCTGCACAATTGGGACATACTAGTGTTCATGTGCTTGGCCTGTCAAACCTAAATATTGTAACTGATTAGCAAAGGATACCAAATGTGAACTGTAAGCAACATAAAAAGTATGTGTAAAGGTGTTAGACATTTCGAACAGTAGTTAGCCACGTGATGGACAGAAGCATTGCCAGTGGTGGATTCTGGGAAGGCATCTCCAGGCGACAACAAACAGCTTACCACCTCTAACCCTGGTACAGTCCGGAATTTTACAATGGAAAGTGAGTAGGAATCTTGATTGTGCTGTTTAGAATGCGTTATTTCCAGTTAAACTGCTCCATCTCAGGAACTCTTCATTACCCTGTGtagtatttcattttttaacaCTCTCATCTACTTTCAGAGGTTGGTAGGATTTTACGTGTTTGACTTAAGGGTTATTGGCTTATGTTGACCAGCCTGTTCTGAGCTTAAGGTcgaaaaatgcatgatttctaGCTGCaagggcatctgccaaatgaaGTAAATGTTTTAAGGAGAATATAATTAAGAATACtaagaaaatgttttaaaaaaggcTTTTGTAATATCTTAGATACATTTGCATCAGTATCATTGTTATTTAGCGATTATACTTGTGCATTGACGCTAAGTGGAAAGGTTTGTTTTGCTGAGAATTTAGTTGTGCTATAAAACTTGCCAGAAAAAAGGTTGTTGGTTATTAACTTCAGTTCTTGGTGAGCACCTTTCAGGCATTAAAGTTTTTGAAATTGTAACTAATTCATATTTTGTTGGCATTTAAATTTAATAGTTTGGAAATAGAATTCTGAAACGTTTTTCATATGATTTTTCTTACACTTATACTTGCCACAATAACTTGGCTTTCTTACCAACCAAAATGAGATCATGGATTGCCATAAAGCACTGGGGTTACCGTTACTTTGATGTCCATCTCTGATAACGGCATccaattaataaattaattccTACGGCCGCCTGCTTGCTTTTGCGGTCACGCTTAGAAGTTATCGGTCTCAGATATTCTTCGCATTGCAAATGGGTTAGATTAACTGAAAGCTCCATGTTCCTGCATAGT
Protein-coding sequences here:
- the ube2s gene encoding ubiquitin-conjugating enzyme E2 S, translating into MNSNVENLPPRVLRLVYKEVTALAADPPEGIKIYPSEEDITELHTAIEGPEGTPFAGGVFRMRLVLGKDFPAAPPKGYFLTKIFHPNVGHKGEICVNVLKRDWRAELGLRHVLLTIKCLLIHPNPESALNEEAGRLLLEDYAEYASRARLLTEIHAMGVPGGTSGGPQEPGEGPQPKKHAGDPNKRVVVMGPVPAGASSNGGGGGGSGSSSNPNANAVGKKKTDKKRALRRL